The genomic region TGCGATGAATACGGCTACGACGGGAAATATGGCGCGGTCAAGGAGTATGTGCGCGGCAAGCGTCTGCATCTGAAAGAGAAGTTTGTTCCCCTCAGCCATGCGCCCGGACACGCCCAGGTGGACTTTGGGCAAACGCACGGCGTGATCGGCGGCGTGGAGCGCAAGATCCACTTTTTCTGTATGAGTCTGCCCTACAGCGACGACAGCTTCGTTATGGGCTTCCCCGCGGAAACCACGGAAGCGTTTTGTGCGGGGCATAACGCCGCCTGTGATCACTTCGGCGGCGTTCCCCAAAGCATTCTGTACGACAACACCAGCATCGCCGTGGTCAAAGTTTACCGGGATGGTCGCCGAGATCTGACCGAAGAGATGATCCGGCTGCAATCCCATTACCTGTTCGATAGCCGCTTTGGCCGCCCGGCGCGAGGTAACGACAAAGGCAAGGTCGAGGGGCTGGTCGGCTACGCCCGACGCAACTTCATGGTCCCGGCTCCCCGCTTTGAATCGTTTGATGCGCTCAACGCTCACCTGCGCCAGAAATGCCTGGAGCGTCGTCAACAGACATTGCGAGGCTGTCAGCGGAGTATCGGAGAACGATTTTCCACAGACCAGGCGGCGTTCCTGCCGCTGCCGCCAATTCCCTACGACGCTTGCGAGAAGGTGAGCGCCAAGGTCACATCCCAGGCGCTGGTGCGCTATCGAACCAATGACTATTCGGTTCCGGTGCGTTATGGCTTTCACGATGTGCAGGTGCGGGGCTACATCCACGAAGTGGTGATCGCCTGTGGCGCTGAGGTGATTGCCCGGCATCCACGCTCCTATGCGCGTGAGGACGCCATCTATGACCCCTTGCACTATCTGGCGCTGCTGGAGGAGAAACCCAGGGCGCTGGATCAAGCCGCCCCGTTGCAAGGATGGGAACTGCCAGATGAGTTCGCCACCTTGCGCCGTCTGATGGAGTCCCGCCTGGGTAAAAAGGGCAAGCGGGAATATATTCAGGTTCTGCGCCTATTGGAGACGTTCTCCTTTGAACAGGTCCATTTTGCCGTGCAACAGGCGTTGAAGTTGGGCGCCATTGGCTTTGAGGCGGTCAAACATCTGCTGATCCGGCACATTGAACAACGTCCGCTCCGTTTGGATCTGTCCCGATATCCCTTTTTGCCCGAAGTGCATGTGGCGCGTACATCCGCCAGGGATTACGCCGCGTTGACGTCAGGAGAGCAGCGATGAACGACTCTCCGCAGATCCTCCTGGCGCACCACCTCAAAGCGCTCAAACTGCCCACATTTTATCGAGAATATGAAAAGATCGCCAAACAGTGCGCGGCGGAAGGCGTTGATCATAGCCGATACCTGCTGCGACTGAGCGAACTGGAGTTGATTGAGCGGGAGCGGCGCATGGTGGAGCGACGTATCAAACAAGCCCGGTTTCCCACCATCAAGAGCCTGGACTCCTTTGATTTCCTGGCCATGCCCTCATTGAACAAGGTTCTGGTGATGGAGCTGGCGCGTTGCGAATACATTCAGCGCCGAGCCAATATCATCGCCTTGGGCAACAGCGGAACCGGGAAAACCCATATTGCGTTGGGATTGGGCCTGGCCGCCTGTCAGCAGGGGTTGGCGGTTGGCTTCACCACTGCTGCGTCGCTGGTACACCAGTTGATGGAGGCGCGCGACGAAAAGCGGCTGCAGCGTTTCCAGAGTCAGTTGAGTAAACACAAGCTGTTGATCATCGACGAATTGGGCTTCGTCCCACTCTCCAAAACGGGGGCTGAGCTGCTCTTTGAGGTGATCAGCCAGCGCTATGAGCAGGGTTCAGTGATGGTGACCAGCAACCTGCCGTTCGAGGAGTGGACGGAGGTCTTCGGCTCCGAGCGCCTCACCGGCGCCCTGCTGGATCGGTTGACCCATCATGTCCACATCCTGGAGATGAACGGCGAAAGCTATCGACTGAATCAAAGCAAACGGCAAAAGCGCGCTGCAGAAACAAAAGCTTCCTGCTCAAATAGCAAAACCGACCCTTCCTGAAACTGGCGATCCTGCCCACTTGCGGCTCCGGGAGAGGCGGACGCTCCGCTATCCCTGTGGAAAACGAAACACGTTTCCCACAGGTCTGCCGCCTCTCCCTCATTCTGAATCTCAAGTGTGTTGAAAAGATGTTTTTGTTCGTTTTTTTAAAGACAAAGGAAAACGGCAAACCCCGTTGTGCGCTACGCGCCCAACCAATGCCCAAGTGATGCATTATTGCGGCGCCATGGTGCTGCATTTTTCGGGCGCCATTGACAGGTCATGGTCTGGCTCTCCAGTGTTGATGGAGCCACCCGTTGCTCTGTCAGAAGCGCCAGGTGGCCGGGAAACGTGATGTCTGACAGGAACCGCCCACTGGAAGCAGCTAGCCCCGAAGGGCTACATCACGCACCCGGCCATAAGACCACAACGCAAAAGCCGCACCATCCACAAGGGACAGCGCGGCGCGTTTGGAAGCGCCAGTGATGGCGGCCTGTCAGAGCCGCAACGCGGGTTCTGTCCGCGTCGCCTTCACAATGCGGGGGAGCGTTGGGAAAAATCAAGCTGAAATTCGATGGCGTGCGTCGTATGTTTGGAACAGAAAGAGAGTTGTCATTTGACAAGAATAAACAAGCCAAGGGGGTTGCAATGAATGACAGTTGGGAGACTTGGGTGCTAGTCTTTGGGTTTTTCGGGGTGATTTATATGTTGGCGCGGTGCGTTGAACTACTCAGCGGATTCATTCAAGATTTCA from Magnetofaba australis IT-1 harbors:
- the istB gene encoding IS21-like element helper ATPase IstB, with the protein product MNDSPQILLAHHLKALKLPTFYREYEKIAKQCAAEGVDHSRYLLRLSELELIERERRMVERRIKQARFPTIKSLDSFDFLAMPSLNKVLVMELARCEYIQRRANIIALGNSGTGKTHIALGLGLAACQQGLAVGFTTAASLVHQLMEARDEKRLQRFQSQLSKHKLLIIDELGFVPLSKTGAELLFEVISQRYEQGSVMVTSNLPFEEWTEVFGSERLTGALLDRLTHHVHILEMNGESYRLNQSKRQKRAAETKASCSNSKTDPS
- the istA gene encoding IS21 family transposase, translated to MYSVSMYREVRLAVTRGGMSKRKAAETFDLDPRTVRKMMENPEPPGYQRSKPVRLPKLGPFTGFIDQILKNDLEKIKKERHTAQRIYERLCDEYGYDGKYGAVKEYVRGKRLHLKEKFVPLSHAPGHAQVDFGQTHGVIGGVERKIHFFCMSLPYSDDSFVMGFPAETTEAFCAGHNAACDHFGGVPQSILYDNTSIAVVKVYRDGRRDLTEEMIRLQSHYLFDSRFGRPARGNDKGKVEGLVGYARRNFMVPAPRFESFDALNAHLRQKCLERRQQTLRGCQRSIGERFSTDQAAFLPLPPIPYDACEKVSAKVTSQALVRYRTNDYSVPVRYGFHDVQVRGYIHEVVIACGAEVIARHPRSYAREDAIYDPLHYLALLEEKPRALDQAAPLQGWELPDEFATLRRLMESRLGKKGKREYIQVLRLLETFSFEQVHFAVQQALKLGAIGFEAVKHLLIRHIEQRPLRLDLSRYPFLPEVHVARTSARDYAALTSGEQR